A window from Chrysemys picta bellii isolate R12L10 chromosome 2, ASM1138683v2, whole genome shotgun sequence encodes these proteins:
- the LOC135981067 gene encoding uncharacterized protein LOC135981067 has translation MESQDRKRAPAWTEREVRDLLAIWGDESVLAELRSSKRNGKVLEKVSKAMKDRGHNRDTQQCRVKIKELRQAYHKAREANGRSGAEPQTCHFYAELHAILGGAATTTPTVCFDSINGETHRDDGSGNEEDEDGGTVGSSQQQESGETGFPNSQDMFVDLEPVTPELTQDPQGTQETSAANVSPSQRLVNIRKRKRRTRDDMFTELQMSSHADRAQQNAWRQSMSDMRKAQYEREERWRAEWRDEKSKWRAEDDRWRQLADRRQESMLRLLEHQTDMLERMVELQERQQEQRPPLQPLFNQQPSSPSSIASSPRPPRTRWGASVHPVTPPQMIAQASEGWPSIRLKVLKCSVSFSIPPPPPIPGYLGNYPPSSIQTNAATPLIFDSVKLVYN, from the exons atggagtcccaggatcgcaaaagagctccagcatggaccgaacgggaggtacgggatctgctcgccatatggggagatgaatcagtgctagctgaactccgtagcagtaaaagaaatggcaaagtattagaaaaggtctccaaggccatgaaggacagaggccataacagggacacacagcagtgccgcgtgaaaattaaggagctacggcaagcctaccacaaagccagagaagcaaatggaaggtccggggcagagccgcaaacttgccacttctatgcggagctgcatgccattctagggggtgcagccaccactaccccaaccgtgtgctttgactccatcaatggagaaacacacagggatgacggttcggggaacgaggaagatgaggatggaggtactgtaggtagctcacagcagcaagaaagcggagaaaccggtttccccaacagccaggatatgtttgtggacctggaaccagtaacccccgaactcacccaagaccctcagggcacacaggagacctctg ctgcaaatgtttctccttcgcagaggctagtgaacattagaaagagaaaacgtaggacgcgggacgatatgttcacggagctgcagatgtcctcccacgctgatagagcacagcagaatgcgtggaggcagtcaatgtcagacatgagaaaagcacaatatgaacgagaggagaggtggcgggctgaatggcgggatgaaaagagcaagtggcgggctgaagacgataggtggcgtcagcttgcagacagacggcaagagtcaatgctccgtctgctggagcatcaaactgatatgctcgagcgtatggttgagctgcaggaaaggcagcaggagcagagaccgccgctccagcccctgtttaaccaacagccctcctccccaagttccatagcctcctcacccagacccccaagaacacggtggggggcctccgtccacccagtcactccaccccagatgatcgcccaagcatcagaaggctggccttcaataagacttaaagttttaaaatgcagtgtgtccttttccatccctcctcccccacccatcccaggctaccttggcaattatcccccttcttct atacagactaacgcggctactcCCCTGATATTTGACAGTGTGAAACTAGTTTACAACTGA